From the genome of Chelonia mydas isolate rCheMyd1 chromosome 2, rCheMyd1.pri.v2, whole genome shotgun sequence, one region includes:
- the STMN2 gene encoding stathmin-2 isoform X2 encodes MKELSMLSLICSCFYPEPRNMNIYTYDDMEVKQINKRASGQAFELILKPPSPVSEAPRTLASPKKKELSREEIQKKLEAAEERRKSQEAQVLKHLAEKREHEREVLQKALEENNNFSKMAEEKLILKMEQIKENREANLAALIERLQEKERHAAEVRRNKELQVELSG; translated from the exons ATGAAGGAGCTGTCCATGCTGTCTCTGATCTGCTCTTGTTTTTACCCTGAACCTCGCAACATGAATATCTATACATATGATG ATATGGAAGTGAAACAAATCAACAAACGTGCCTCTGGCCAGGCCTTTGAGCTGATCTTAAAGCCGCCATCTCCTGTCTCAGAAGCACCACGGACTTTAGCCTCTCCAAAGAAGAAAGAACTGTCACGTGAGGAGATCCAGAAAAAGCTGGAAGCTGctgaggaaaggagaaag TCCCAGGAGGCCCAGGTGCTGAAACATCTGGCAGAAAAGAGAGAACATGAGCGAGAAGTCCTTCAGAAGGCTTTGGAGGAGAACAATAACTTcagcaaaatggcagaggaaaagCTGATACTGAAAATGGAACAGATCAAAGAAAACCGTGAAGCTAATTTAGCTGCTCTTATTGAACGTCTTCAAGAAAAG GAGAGGCATGCTGCAGAGGTCCGTAGAAACAAGGAGCTCCAGGTGGAACTGTCTGGCTGA
- the STMN2 gene encoding stathmin-2 isoform X1, whose protein sequence is MAKTAMAYKEKMKELSMLSLICSCFYPEPRNMNIYTYDDMEVKQINKRASGQAFELILKPPSPVSEAPRTLASPKKKELSREEIQKKLEAAEERRKSQEAQVLKHLAEKREHEREVLQKALEENNNFSKMAEEKLILKMEQIKENREANLAALIERLQEKERHAAEVRRNKELQVELSG, encoded by the exons CCTATAAGGAAAAGATGAAGGAGCTGTCCATGCTGTCTCTGATCTGCTCTTGTTTTTACCCTGAACCTCGCAACATGAATATCTATACATATGATG ATATGGAAGTGAAACAAATCAACAAACGTGCCTCTGGCCAGGCCTTTGAGCTGATCTTAAAGCCGCCATCTCCTGTCTCAGAAGCACCACGGACTTTAGCCTCTCCAAAGAAGAAAGAACTGTCACGTGAGGAGATCCAGAAAAAGCTGGAAGCTGctgaggaaaggagaaag TCCCAGGAGGCCCAGGTGCTGAAACATCTGGCAGAAAAGAGAGAACATGAGCGAGAAGTCCTTCAGAAGGCTTTGGAGGAGAACAATAACTTcagcaaaatggcagaggaaaagCTGATACTGAAAATGGAACAGATCAAAGAAAACCGTGAAGCTAATTTAGCTGCTCTTATTGAACGTCTTCAAGAAAAG GAGAGGCATGCTGCAGAGGTCCGTAGAAACAAGGAGCTCCAGGTGGAACTGTCTGGCTGA